One Actinoplanes missouriensis 431 DNA segment encodes these proteins:
- a CDS encoding NAD-glutamate dehydrogenase, whose product MAVADEAATDSDHTVPDPSVPQPGLALTGRLGASTDSGELDEPLPNAERLVAQAVQQAGEDISTASLVDRFWRFAPDEELVGYTPDEMYAAAVEHRELARNRLPGEVKLSVTEPSGSQGHTVVRIVTDDMPFLVDSVMALLTAHNLQVHLLVHPLIVVRREPLGALAQVEPEVEPDDAIDGDLVESWIRIEVDPVRRPEAREQLTNEVRRVLTDVRDAVEDWPRMRQRALMISAELASATESGTMPPVPDKDVTDTIELLEWLAHDHFTFLGYREYHLDEGVLSAVPGTGLGIMRGASKPRPLATMAPEAYQRVLEKRLLVITKANSRATVHRSAYLDYIGVKIFDASGTVVGERRFLGLFSSSAYRTSVRQLPVVKRKVMEVLERSGLSPRGHSGKDLLQILETYPRDELFQIKTDDLYEAVIGVLRMAGRRQLRLFLRRDGYGRFISCLIYLPRDRFTTGNRLRMQEILLRELNGVGVDYTTRVTERMLARVHFIVRTDPGDPPGHVDPNELAELLADATRMWDDDFSLVLERKLGDEQAKTLFNRYSAAFPESYKNGHTPYEGIQDLAKLELLEEPGQLAMHLFRRRRLGADGVPEPDERDVRFKVYRYGEPMMLSTVLPVLHSLGVRVTDERPYEIRRDDGVIYLYDFGLLPPAGHRELAEVRPQVENAFAAAWRGEAEVDGFNELVLRAGLTWRQVVVLRAYAKYLRQTGNVFSQRYVESTFTAYPEIAGLLVRLFETRFSPALEVGEAERARRATGLRDRITALLDQVESLDQDRILRSYLTLIEATLRTSFFQRGTEGRPKSYVAFKLDPQAIPDLPQPRPKYEIFVYSPRFEGVHLRFGAVARGGLRWSDRREDFRTEVLGLVKAQMVKNAVIVPVGAKGGFVLKQKPGDRDEAVECYKGFITALLDVTDNILSGKIIPPQDVVRHDGDDPYLVVAADKGTATFSDIANEISVSKDFWLGDAFASGGSAGYDHKKMGITARGAWESVKKHFRDLGIDTQSEDFTVVGVGDMSGDVFGNGMLLSEHIRLVAAFDHRHIFLDPDPDPAISYAERRRLFDLPRSSWADYDRELISEGGGVYPRSAKSIPVSPQVRAVLGLGEATSVSPTELMRGILTAPVDLYFNGGIGTYVKAASESHADVGDKGNDAIRINGADLRVKVVGEGGNLGLTQRGRIEFARSGGRVFTDFIDNSAGVDCSDHEVNIKILLGGAVTDGEMTLPERDELLAAMTDEVGALVLRDNYEQAMALGNARAQAHSLLPVHRRMLKSLEERGELNRELEALPSDKELAARYETGEGLSAPEFAVLLAYVKISLEREVLADELVDEGWTADVLTRYFPTPLRDRFAGRMAGHRLRREIISTSLVNEVVNRGGTSFVYRAMEESGASAADVIRAYIVVRDVYGLKEIWQAAEGLDNEVPTAAQTAVLLETRRLLDRAVRWLVSTRRSPIDVAGEIAKLRPGVAELMPRLPHVIVGAERRNLEQRTAALTGKDVPEAIAESVSRVFYGFGLLDILETAASVGRDPHEVASVYFVLSERFGVDTLLSHISRLPRNDRWQTLARMALRYDLYAALAALTAEVLQSTPAEAAPEDRVSEWEQVNAASIARASNAMGNVEDSPADLAALSVLLRQIRTLVKTSAA is encoded by the coding sequence ATGGCTGTCGCCGACGAGGCAGCGACCGATTCTGATCACACTGTGCCCGATCCTTCGGTGCCGCAGCCCGGACTCGCCCTCACCGGGCGTCTGGGGGCGTCCACCGACTCAGGGGAGCTGGACGAGCCACTGCCGAACGCCGAGAGGCTCGTCGCGCAGGCGGTCCAGCAGGCGGGCGAGGACATCAGCACCGCATCACTGGTCGACCGCTTCTGGCGGTTCGCACCCGACGAGGAGCTGGTCGGCTACACGCCGGACGAGATGTACGCGGCCGCGGTCGAGCACCGCGAGCTGGCCCGCAACCGCCTGCCCGGCGAGGTGAAGCTGTCCGTCACCGAGCCCAGCGGCTCCCAGGGGCACACCGTCGTCCGGATCGTGACCGACGACATGCCGTTCCTGGTCGACTCCGTGATGGCCCTGCTCACCGCGCACAACCTGCAGGTCCACCTGCTCGTGCACCCGCTGATCGTGGTCCGCCGCGAGCCGCTCGGCGCGCTCGCGCAGGTGGAGCCCGAGGTCGAGCCGGACGACGCGATCGACGGCGACCTGGTGGAGAGCTGGATCCGGATCGAGGTCGACCCGGTCCGCCGCCCGGAGGCCCGCGAGCAGCTCACCAACGAGGTGCGCCGGGTGCTCACCGACGTCCGGGACGCGGTCGAGGACTGGCCCCGGATGCGGCAGCGCGCCCTGATGATCTCCGCGGAGCTGGCCTCCGCCACCGAGTCCGGCACCATGCCACCGGTGCCGGACAAGGACGTCACGGACACGATCGAGCTGCTCGAGTGGCTCGCGCACGACCATTTCACGTTCCTCGGCTACCGCGAGTACCACCTGGACGAGGGGGTCCTCAGCGCGGTTCCGGGCACCGGGCTCGGCATCATGCGCGGCGCCAGCAAGCCGCGCCCGCTCGCCACGATGGCGCCCGAGGCGTACCAGCGGGTCCTGGAGAAACGGCTCCTGGTGATCACCAAGGCCAACTCGCGGGCCACCGTGCACCGGTCGGCGTACCTCGACTACATCGGCGTGAAGATCTTCGACGCCTCCGGCACCGTGGTCGGCGAGCGCCGCTTCCTCGGGCTCTTCTCCTCCTCCGCGTACCGGACCAGCGTGCGCCAGCTTCCGGTGGTCAAGCGCAAGGTGATGGAGGTGCTGGAGCGCTCCGGGCTGTCCCCGCGCGGGCACTCCGGCAAGGACCTGCTCCAGATCCTGGAGACCTACCCCCGCGACGAGCTCTTCCAGATCAAGACCGACGATCTGTACGAGGCGGTGATCGGCGTCCTGCGGATGGCCGGCCGCCGCCAGTTGCGCCTCTTCCTGCGCCGCGACGGGTACGGCCGGTTCATCTCCTGCCTGATCTACCTGCCCCGGGACCGGTTCACCACCGGCAACCGGCTGCGCATGCAGGAGATCCTGCTCCGCGAGCTGAACGGCGTCGGTGTCGACTACACCACCCGGGTCACCGAGCGGATGCTGGCGCGGGTGCACTTCATCGTGCGGACCGACCCGGGCGACCCGCCCGGCCACGTCGACCCGAACGAGCTGGCCGAGCTGCTCGCCGACGCGACCCGGATGTGGGACGACGACTTCTCCCTGGTCCTCGAGCGCAAACTCGGCGACGAGCAGGCCAAGACGCTGTTCAACAGGTACTCGGCGGCCTTCCCGGAGAGCTACAAGAACGGGCACACCCCGTACGAGGGAATCCAGGATCTCGCCAAGCTGGAGCTGCTCGAGGAGCCGGGCCAGCTCGCCATGCACCTGTTCCGGCGCCGCCGGCTCGGCGCGGACGGCGTGCCCGAGCCGGACGAGCGGGACGTGCGGTTCAAGGTCTACCGGTACGGGGAGCCGATGATGCTCTCCACGGTCCTGCCGGTGCTGCACTCGCTCGGCGTCCGGGTCACCGACGAGCGGCCGTACGAGATCCGCCGCGACGACGGCGTGATCTACCTGTACGACTTCGGCCTGCTCCCACCGGCCGGCCACCGCGAGCTCGCCGAGGTGCGCCCGCAGGTGGAGAACGCGTTCGCGGCGGCCTGGCGTGGTGAGGCCGAGGTGGACGGGTTCAACGAACTGGTGCTGCGGGCCGGGCTCACCTGGCGTCAGGTGGTGGTGCTGCGGGCGTACGCGAAATATCTGCGGCAGACCGGGAACGTCTTCTCCCAGCGGTACGTGGAATCGACCTTCACCGCCTATCCGGAGATCGCCGGTCTGCTGGTGCGGCTCTTCGAGACCCGGTTCTCGCCGGCGCTGGAGGTGGGCGAGGCGGAACGGGCCCGCCGCGCGACCGGGCTGCGGGACCGGATCACCGCGCTGCTCGACCAGGTGGAGAGCCTCGACCAGGACCGGATCCTGCGCTCGTACCTGACCCTGATCGAGGCCACCCTGCGGACCAGCTTCTTCCAGCGGGGCACCGAGGGCCGGCCCAAGTCGTACGTGGCGTTCAAGCTGGACCCGCAGGCCATCCCGGACCTGCCGCAGCCCCGCCCGAAGTACGAGATCTTCGTCTACTCGCCGCGGTTCGAGGGTGTGCACCTGCGGTTCGGCGCGGTGGCCCGCGGCGGCCTGCGCTGGTCGGACCGGCGCGAGGACTTCCGCACCGAGGTCCTGGGCCTGGTCAAGGCGCAGATGGTGAAGAACGCGGTGATCGTCCCGGTGGGCGCGAAGGGCGGCTTCGTCCTGAAGCAGAAGCCGGGCGACCGGGACGAGGCGGTGGAGTGCTACAAGGGTTTCATCACCGCGCTGCTGGACGTCACCGACAACATCCTGAGCGGCAAGATCATCCCGCCGCAGGACGTGGTGCGGCACGACGGCGACGACCCGTACCTGGTGGTCGCCGCGGACAAGGGCACCGCCACGTTCAGCGACATCGCCAACGAGATCTCGGTGAGCAAGGACTTCTGGCTCGGTGACGCGTTCGCCAGCGGCGGCTCGGCCGGTTACGACCACAAGAAGATGGGCATCACCGCCCGCGGCGCGTGGGAGTCGGTGAAGAAGCACTTCCGCGACCTGGGGATCGACACCCAGAGCGAGGACTTCACCGTGGTCGGCGTCGGCGACATGTCCGGCGACGTCTTCGGCAACGGGATGCTGCTCTCCGAGCACATCAGGCTGGTGGCGGCCTTCGACCACCGGCACATCTTCCTGGACCCCGACCCCGACCCCGCGATCTCGTACGCGGAACGGCGCCGCCTGTTCGACCTTCCGCGCTCGTCCTGGGCCGACTACGACCGTGAGCTGATCAGCGAGGGCGGCGGCGTCTATCCGCGCAGCGCCAAGTCGATCCCGGTGAGCCCGCAGGTCCGGGCCGTCCTCGGGCTCGGTGAGGCCACCTCGGTCAGCCCGACCGAGTTGATGCGGGGGATCCTGACCGCGCCGGTCGACCTGTACTTCAACGGCGGCATCGGCACCTACGTGAAAGCGGCCTCCGAGTCGCACGCGGACGTCGGTGACAAGGGCAACGACGCGATCCGGATCAACGGCGCCGACCTGCGGGTCAAGGTGGTCGGCGAGGGCGGCAACCTCGGTCTCACCCAGCGCGGGCGGATCGAGTTCGCCCGCTCCGGCGGCCGGGTCTTCACCGACTTCATCGACAACTCGGCCGGTGTGGACTGCTCCGACCACGAGGTCAACATCAAGATCCTGCTCGGCGGCGCGGTGACCGACGGCGAGATGACCCTGCCGGAACGCGACGAGCTGCTCGCCGCGATGACCGACGAGGTCGGCGCGCTGGTGCTGCGGGACAACTACGAGCAGGCGATGGCGCTCGGCAACGCCCGGGCCCAGGCGCACTCGCTGCTCCCGGTGCACCGGCGGATGCTCAAGTCGCTGGAGGAGCGGGGCGAACTGAACCGCGAGCTCGAGGCGCTGCCCTCGGACAAGGAGCTCGCCGCCCGGTACGAGACCGGCGAAGGCCTGTCCGCGCCGGAGTTCGCCGTGCTCCTGGCCTACGTCAAGATCAGTCTGGAGCGCGAGGTCCTCGCCGACGAGCTCGTCGACGAGGGCTGGACGGCCGACGTCCTCACCCGGTACTTCCCCACACCGCTGCGCGACCGGTTCGCCGGCCGGATGGCCGGTCACCGCTTGCGCCGGGAGATCATCTCCACGTCGCTGGTGAATGAGGTGGTCAACCGGGGCGGCACCTCGTTCGTCTACCGGGCGATGGAGGAGAGCGGGGCGTCGGCGGCCGACGTGATCCGGGCGTACATCGTGGTCCGCGACGTCTACGGCCTCAAGGAGATCTGGCAGGCCGCCGAGGGCCTGGACAACGAGGTGCCGACCGCCGCGCAGACCGCGGTGCTGCTGGAGACCCGGCGGCTGCTCGACCGGGCGGTCCGCTGGCTGGTCAGCACCCGCCGCTCGCCGATCGACGTGGCCGGCGAGATCGCCAAGCTGCGGCCCGGCGTCGCCGAGCTGATGCCCCGCCTGCCCCACGTCATCGTCGGCGCCGAGCGGCGCAACCTGGAACAGCGGACCGCCGCGCTGACCGGCAAGGACGTCCCGGAGGCGATCGCCGAGTCGGTGAGCCGGGTGTTCTACGGCTTCGGTCTGCTGGACATCCTGGAGACGGCGGCGTCCGTCGGCCGCGACCCGCACGAGGTGGCGTCGGTGTACTTCGTGCTCTCCGAGCGCTTCGGGGTCGACACGCTCCTGTCGCACATCTCCCGGCTGCCGCGTAACGACAGGTGGCAGACGCTCGCGCGGATGGCGCTGCGGTACGACCTGTACGCGGCGCTGGCCGCGTTGACGGCGGAGGTCCTGCAGTCGACGCCGGCGGAGGCGGCCCCGGAGGACCGGGTGTCCGAGTGGGAGCAGGTGAACGCGGCGTCGATCGCGCGGGCGTCGAACGCGATGGGGAACGTGGAGGATTCGCCGGCTGACCTGGCGGCGTTGTCGGTGCTGCTGCGGCAGATCCGGACGCTGGTCAAGACGTCGGCTGCTTGA
- a CDS encoding FAD-dependent oxidoreductase has translation MTNKPRALIAGGGIAGAVTAIALHRAGWEPRVFEARERGADERGAFLTVAVNGVAALRDLGLDPERMLAAGFPTPALAMCNSRGKRLAVLPLGGPAADGSTTTTIRRADLYAALRSAAAERGIPIEHGRRVVGFTEPGVTVRFEDGGEAEGELLVGADGLRSRVRAALNPGAAEPAYLGLLNAGGFTSRPVDAGVPGLVQMAFGRRAFFGWVVEPPHEPPHAPPREPLREPAYEPSHEPPYEPSHEPPHEPAHEPAAGSGPVAEDRPGNRVWWFANPPRREPVRPGEFTPESWKNYLIDLFDGDDLPAAAIIRASDEVLGPWNTEDLRRVPVWRSRRTVLIGDAAHAVSPSSGQGASMAIEDAVTLGRCLAATGDTAAALEKYERLRRTRVQKVVAHGRRNGSGKTAGPVGAAIRDAMFPLVAKMLTRKGDPQAWIFEHRVPEIV, from the coding sequence ATGACTAATAAACCGAGAGCTCTGATCGCCGGAGGTGGCATCGCCGGAGCGGTCACCGCCATCGCCCTGCACCGCGCCGGATGGGAGCCCCGCGTCTTCGAGGCCCGCGAGCGTGGCGCCGACGAGCGCGGCGCGTTCCTGACGGTGGCCGTCAACGGCGTGGCCGCCCTGCGTGACCTCGGCCTCGACCCCGAGCGGATGCTGGCGGCCGGCTTCCCCACACCGGCCCTGGCGATGTGCAACAGCCGGGGAAAGCGGCTCGCGGTGCTGCCGCTCGGCGGCCCGGCCGCGGACGGTTCCACGACGACGACGATCCGGCGTGCCGACCTCTACGCGGCGCTGCGGTCAGCGGCGGCCGAGCGCGGCATCCCGATCGAGCACGGCCGCCGGGTCGTCGGCTTCACCGAGCCCGGCGTGACCGTGCGGTTCGAGGACGGCGGTGAGGCGGAGGGGGAACTGCTGGTCGGCGCGGACGGCCTCCGCTCCCGCGTCCGCGCGGCGCTGAACCCGGGCGCCGCCGAGCCCGCCTATCTGGGTCTGCTCAACGCCGGTGGGTTCACCAGCCGTCCGGTCGACGCCGGCGTCCCGGGCCTGGTGCAGATGGCCTTCGGGCGCCGAGCCTTCTTCGGCTGGGTGGTCGAGCCGCCCCACGAGCCGCCCCACGCGCCGCCCCGCGAGCCGCTCCGCGAGCCGGCCTACGAGCCGTCCCACGAGCCGCCCTACGAGCCGTCCCACGAGCCGCCCCATGAACCGGCCCACGAGCCGGCCGCCGGTAGCGGGCCGGTCGCGGAGGATCGGCCCGGGAATCGGGTCTGGTGGTTCGCCAATCCGCCGCGGCGGGAGCCGGTCCGCCCCGGCGAGTTCACCCCGGAGAGCTGGAAGAACTACCTGATCGACCTCTTCGACGGCGACGACCTGCCCGCCGCCGCGATCATCCGGGCCAGCGACGAGGTGCTCGGCCCGTGGAACACCGAGGACCTGCGCCGGGTCCCGGTGTGGCGCTCGCGGCGAACCGTCCTGATCGGCGACGCGGCCCACGCCGTCTCGCCCTCCTCCGGCCAGGGCGCGTCGATGGCGATCGAGGACGCCGTCACCCTGGGGCGATGCCTGGCGGCGACCGGCGACACGGCGGCCGCGCTGGAGAAATACGAGCGTCTCCGCCGTACCCGTGTGCAGAAGGTCGTCGCGCACGGCCGCCGCAACGGCAGCGGCAAGACGGCCGGACCGGTCGGCGCGGCCATCCGGGACGCGATGTTCCCGCTGGTGGCGAAGATGCTCACCCGGAAGGGCGACCCGCAGGCGTGGATCTTCGAGCACCGGGTGCCGGAGATCGTCTGA
- a CDS encoding acyl-CoA mutase large subunit family protein, translating to MNAAEIAAGRERWQRRFDAARKRDADFTTLSGSTVDPVYGPPDGADYPGFDRIGWPGEYPYTRGLYPTGYRGRTWTIRQFAGFGNARQTNERYKMILAAGGGGLSVAFDMPTLMGRDSDEPQSLGEVGHCGVAIDSAADMDVLFDGIPLQDVTTSMTISGPAVPVFCMYLVAAERQGADLSKLDGTLQTDIFKEYIAQKEWLFEPEPHLRLIGDLMEYCAAEIPKYKPLSVSGYHIREAGATAAQELAYTLADGFGYVELGLSRGLDVNQFAPGLSFFFDAHVDFFEEIAKFRAARRIWARHLRDDYGATSEKALWLKFHTQTAGVSLTAQQPVNNVVRTAVEALAAVLGGTNSLHTNALDETLALPTDESAEIALRTQQVLMEETGVVNVADPLGGSWYVEALTDRIEAEAEEIFARIRELGHDGSVTQGILRGIEDGWFTANIAEAAFVYQQALEKGDKRVVGVNAHTTTVAKDLEILRVSHEVEVVQRRELGTRKINRDGVRVKAALERLVATARTGENMIPAMLDAARAEATLGEICGVLKDEWGIYREPARF from the coding sequence ATGAACGCTGCCGAGATCGCCGCCGGCCGGGAGCGCTGGCAACGACGCTTCGATGCTGCCCGCAAGCGGGACGCCGACTTCACCACGCTCTCCGGTTCGACGGTCGATCCCGTCTACGGCCCGCCGGACGGCGCCGACTACCCGGGCTTCGATCGCATCGGGTGGCCGGGCGAATACCCGTACACCCGCGGTCTTTATCCCACCGGCTATCGCGGCAGGACCTGGACCATCCGGCAGTTCGCGGGGTTCGGCAACGCCCGGCAGACCAACGAGCGCTACAAGATGATCCTCGCGGCCGGAGGCGGCGGGCTCAGCGTCGCGTTCGACATGCCCACGCTGATGGGCCGCGACTCGGACGAGCCGCAGTCGCTCGGCGAGGTCGGCCACTGCGGCGTGGCGATCGACTCGGCCGCCGACATGGACGTGCTCTTCGACGGCATCCCCCTGCAGGACGTCACCACCAGCATGACCATCTCCGGTCCCGCGGTGCCGGTCTTCTGCATGTACCTGGTGGCCGCCGAGCGGCAGGGCGCCGACCTCAGCAAGCTCGACGGCACGCTGCAGACCGACATCTTCAAGGAGTACATCGCGCAGAAGGAGTGGCTCTTCGAGCCCGAGCCGCACCTGCGCCTGATCGGTGACCTGATGGAGTACTGCGCGGCCGAGATCCCGAAATACAAGCCGCTCAGCGTCTCCGGCTACCACATCCGCGAGGCCGGGGCGACCGCCGCGCAGGAGCTTGCCTACACCCTCGCGGACGGCTTCGGGTACGTCGAGCTGGGCCTGTCCCGCGGTCTCGACGTCAACCAGTTCGCGCCCGGCCTGAGCTTCTTCTTCGACGCGCACGTCGACTTCTTCGAGGAGATCGCGAAGTTCCGGGCGGCCCGCCGGATCTGGGCCCGGCACCTGCGCGACGACTACGGCGCGACGAGCGAGAAAGCGCTGTGGCTGAAGTTCCACACGCAGACCGCCGGTGTCTCGCTGACCGCGCAGCAGCCGGTCAACAACGTGGTCCGGACCGCTGTCGAGGCCCTGGCGGCGGTCCTCGGCGGCACCAACTCGCTGCACACCAACGCGCTCGACGAGACCCTCGCGCTGCCCACCGACGAGTCGGCCGAGATCGCCCTGCGCACCCAGCAGGTGCTGATGGAGGAGACGGGTGTGGTCAATGTGGCCGACCCGCTCGGCGGTTCGTGGTACGTGGAGGCGCTCACCGACCGGATCGAGGCCGAGGCCGAGGAGATCTTCGCCCGGATCCGCGAGCTCGGTCACGACGGCAGCGTGACACAGGGCATCCTGCGTGGCATCGAGGACGGCTGGTTCACCGCGAACATCGCCGAGGCCGCGTTCGTCTACCAGCAGGCGCTGGAGAAAGGCGACAAGAGGGTGGTCGGCGTCAACGCGCACACCACCACCGTCGCCAAGGACCTGGAGATCCTGCGTGTCTCCCACGAGGTCGAGGTGGTGCAGCGGCGCGAGCTGGGCACTCGCAAGATCAACCGTGATGGGGTACGGGTCAAGGCGGCTCTCGAGAGGCTGGTCGCGACGGCCCGCACCGGGGAGAACATGATCCCCGCGATGCTCGACGCCGCCCGCGCCGAGGCGACGCTGGGCGAGATCTGCGGCGTGCTGAAGGACGAGTGGGGGATCTACCGCGAGCCGGCCCGGTTCTAG
- a CDS encoding penicillin-binding transpeptidase domain-containing protein — MRRTTAGIAALLVLAAGGLAGCSADPPEDAVSAFVAGWQSGDLNDVGFVTASGSGIAAPEVLTGIRELYGDLTGPPPAVSAGKTTTTGDDASTPITVKWTLPGGVEWSYQSTVRATKAGRDDWAVIWEPALVQPDLATGDKLRLRRVASDRATIQDADGKPLVGPQKVVVIGVSPEKITDFTKLKNGLAAAFKKVAVDVDLDALKGRVDAADPGAFIDLVTLRRADYNKVRNQVRPLPGTVFREETRQLAPTRAFARALLGTVDAATKEDIDARPDVLKVGDQAGHGGLQQKYDDTLRGTAGLSVVISREAADGAVEDDPIFQSDPVDGKPVKVTIDTATQNAADKALAGEKQPSSMVAIRVSDGAVLAVANGPDAGGVNTALTGQVPPGSTFKMVSGYGVLARDVVTADTVVDCPKTFTVDGREFKNSHDEALGKVPFHVDFAKSCNTAFASLAPKLTAAGLQEASTALGLGGAWDMGIEAYTGEVSDGGTGTELAAAIFGQGSTVVSPVAMAAATAAVAKGQFQPPKLVLDPAPAKPGEAGPQLDPEAVASLREMMREVVTNGTGTALKSVPGKPVHGKTGTAEFENGSEDTHSWFVGYQDDVAFAVMVQKGGAGSEAAVPIVKRFLTELNK; from the coding sequence ATGCGCCGCACCACCGCCGGGATCGCCGCGCTGCTCGTACTCGCCGCGGGCGGATTGGCCGGGTGCTCCGCCGACCCGCCCGAGGACGCCGTCTCGGCGTTCGTCGCCGGCTGGCAGAGCGGTGACCTGAACGACGTCGGATTCGTCACCGCGAGCGGCAGCGGGATCGCCGCGCCCGAGGTGCTCACGGGCATCCGCGAACTCTACGGCGACCTCACCGGACCGCCGCCGGCGGTCTCCGCCGGGAAGACCACGACCACCGGGGACGACGCCAGCACCCCGATCACCGTGAAGTGGACGCTGCCCGGCGGGGTCGAGTGGTCGTACCAGAGCACGGTCCGCGCCACCAAGGCCGGCCGCGACGACTGGGCCGTCATCTGGGAGCCGGCGCTCGTCCAGCCGGATCTCGCCACCGGTGACAAGCTGCGTCTGCGCCGGGTCGCCTCGGACCGCGCCACCATCCAGGACGCGGACGGCAAACCCCTGGTCGGGCCGCAGAAGGTAGTGGTGATCGGGGTCAGCCCCGAGAAGATCACCGACTTCACCAAGCTGAAGAACGGCCTCGCCGCCGCGTTCAAGAAGGTCGCCGTGGACGTGGACCTGGACGCACTGAAGGGCCGGGTCGACGCCGCCGATCCGGGCGCCTTCATCGACCTGGTCACGCTGCGGCGGGCCGACTACAACAAGGTCCGCAATCAGGTACGGCCACTGCCCGGCACCGTGTTCCGCGAGGAGACCCGGCAGCTCGCGCCGACCCGCGCCTTCGCCCGCGCCCTGCTCGGCACCGTCGACGCCGCCACGAAAGAGGACATCGACGCCCGTCCGGACGTCCTCAAGGTGGGCGACCAGGCCGGGCACGGCGGCCTGCAGCAGAAGTACGACGACACGCTGCGCGGCACCGCCGGCCTCTCCGTGGTGATCTCCCGGGAGGCCGCCGACGGCGCCGTCGAGGACGACCCGATCTTCCAGTCCGACCCGGTCGACGGCAAACCCGTGAAGGTCACCATCGACACCGCCACCCAGAACGCCGCCGACAAGGCCCTGGCCGGCGAGAAACAGCCCAGCTCGATGGTGGCGATCCGGGTCAGCGACGGGGCCGTGCTGGCGGTCGCGAACGGCCCCGACGCGGGCGGCGTGAACACCGCCCTGACCGGCCAGGTCCCGCCCGGCTCGACATTCAAGATGGTTTCCGGGTACGGGGTTCTGGCCCGTGACGTGGTCACCGCCGACACGGTCGTCGACTGCCCGAAGACGTTCACCGTCGACGGGCGGGAGTTCAAGAACTCGCACGACGAGGCGCTCGGCAAGGTGCCGTTCCACGTCGACTTCGCGAAGTCCTGCAACACCGCGTTCGCCAGTCTCGCGCCGAAACTGACCGCGGCCGGCCTGCAGGAGGCGTCCACGGCGCTCGGCCTCGGCGGCGCCTGGGACATGGGCATCGAGGCGTACACCGGAGAGGTCTCCGACGGCGGCACCGGGACCGAACTGGCCGCCGCGATCTTCGGTCAGGGCAGCACCGTGGTGAGCCCGGTCGCCATGGCGGCGGCCACCGCGGCCGTCGCGAAAGGACAGTTCCAGCCGCCGAAACTGGTCCTCGACCCGGCGCCGGCGAAACCCGGCGAGGCCGGGCCGCAGCTCGACCCCGAGGCGGTGGCGTCACTGCGGGAGATGATGCGCGAGGTCGTCACCAACGGCACGGGTACGGCGTTGAAGAGCGTCCCCGGCAAACCGGTGCACGGCAAGACGGGCACCGCGGAGTTCGAGAACGGCTCCGAGGACACCCACTCGTGGTTCGTCGGCTACCAGGACGACGTGGCGTTCGCGGTGATGGTGCAGAAGGGCGGCGCCGGCTCGGAGGCGGCCGTGCCGATCGTCAAGCGCTTCCTCACCGAGCTGAACAAGTAG
- a CDS encoding tetratricopeptide repeat protein, with amino-acid sequence MSDPRTTPSIFTRGAVDLSALRPSAPAKPAAPSAPATSAPATSNPATGAPAAAPPPAGVPGAVPGVSPETIIEVNEANFQSVLERSLTTPILLDFWADWCEPCKQLSPVLERLAGEYAGAWLLGKVDVDSNPRLAQVFRVQGIPMVTAVIGGQPVEGFTGVLPEAQIRQYIDAVLKAAGVSVAAPEDPRLDAADDALMTGDLDAAEAAYRKILAESPADAAAEAGLAQVELYRRISGADPAAVLAKAEANPDDVESQRLAADIEVLSGQAADAYARLVRLVKRTSGEDRDAVRKHLLSLFSVAGPDDPAVAGARRALASALF; translated from the coding sequence ATGAGCGACCCACGGACCACTCCGTCGATCTTCACCCGCGGCGCGGTCGATCTCAGCGCGCTGCGCCCCTCGGCGCCGGCCAAACCGGCCGCGCCCAGTGCCCCGGCGACCAGTGCCCCGGCGACCAGTAACCCGGCAACCGGCGCGCCCGCAGCCGCCCCGCCGCCGGCCGGTGTCCCCGGTGCGGTTCCCGGCGTCTCGCCGGAGACCATCATCGAGGTCAACGAGGCCAACTTCCAGTCCGTCCTGGAGCGGTCCCTGACCACGCCGATCCTGCTGGACTTCTGGGCCGACTGGTGCGAGCCGTGCAAGCAGCTCTCGCCGGTGCTGGAGCGGCTGGCCGGGGAGTACGCGGGGGCCTGGCTCCTCGGCAAGGTCGATGTGGACTCCAACCCGCGCCTCGCTCAGGTCTTCCGGGTGCAGGGCATCCCGATGGTCACCGCGGTGATCGGCGGCCAGCCGGTCGAGGGCTTCACCGGGGTGCTCCCCGAGGCCCAGATCCGGCAGTACATCGACGCCGTTCTCAAGGCGGCCGGAGTGAGCGTGGCCGCGCCCGAGGACCCGCGGCTCGACGCGGCCGACGACGCCCTGATGACCGGCGACCTGGACGCGGCCGAGGCGGCGTACCGCAAGATCCTGGCGGAGTCGCCGGCCGACGCGGCGGCCGAGGCCGGGCTGGCCCAGGTCGAGCTCTACCGCCGGATCAGCGGCGCTGACCCGGCGGCCGTGCTCGCCAAGGCCGAGGCGAACCCGGACGACGTCGAGTCGCAGCGGCTCGCCGCCGACATCGAGGTGCTCAGCGGGCAGGCCGCCGACGCGTACGCGCGGCTGGTCCGCCTGGTGAAGCGCACCAGCGGCGAGGATCGCGACGCCGTGCGCAAGCACCTGCTGTCGCTGTTCAGCGTGGCCGGTCCGGACGATCCCGCGGTGGCCGGCGCACGCCGTGCCCTCGCCAGCGCGCTCTTCTAG